The genomic region ACCTTACAATTTTGTAAATTTTTGTTTTATAGTGTGACCATGATACTCTTTTTACAAGTCATGActttatttattgccacttttcatttttttcaacatttctaaaatatagattgtttttcttgtaattctttaaaatttggtctttttattttaaattttgacTTTATTCTTTAGACATAACAATTTTTTCCATTCCCTGAGGTTATGATTCAACAATTTTTTGTCCGAAAAAgtactttttatttcaatttactttttgtttcattattcttgtaaaattacaatgTCCCTCTAAAATTATGACTTCAATCTTgtaaatgtacatattttttgAAATACTTCACCTGGCTCTTCAATGTGACCCTACTGACTATATTTATTTCCAAAGTTCCTTTTTGAAAATAACTTTCCCTTTATATATAATGAACTCCAAGACAGTTGCAGTTTGAGGTCTTACAGCGTAGAAGGCTGGAAGACGGGGAGTCGCAGGAGTCCAGTTACAACAGAACTTGCCAACATGGTTGTGAACAGGAGGCCTCCTGccactactgcaaaaacacatctGTTCCTGGTGGAATATGCAATGAGGCCATTGAGCAAATGGGTCAATACAGGTCGAGACATTATAAGATGTGGACTTACATTCTGTAAAAATATACCAGTAGAGGAGTGGTGGCATAACACTGGAAGTCCAAAGAGAGGTACCACGTCCAAGGAACACACTGGGAGGATAGCGGGTCTAATATAAACAACTATTGAAATATGAAAGTAAATATGAATGACTTACTATCTCATGGACTGGTAGTAGATTGCTAATCAACAGCAAGTTCCCCCACCAGTATGTTTTACAATCCATCACGTTGTCTATGAATGGAAACCAGTAAGGACCCCAGTGGACCACAGAGATAAGGCCAATGGTGAGACACATTATGAAGAGATGCAGCGGCTGGATTCTGTCACGGAGATGGACAAAAACAATTGCCGTGTTCTGGTCTTGTAAAAATAAACTGTTCATGCACTTAGCAGAGCGATAACCTTTTCAACCTCCTGAATAGGTAGCCCAACACCAGACCCGGACTCAGTTTGTCTTCAGCTCTTTGTATCGAGTTAAGTAGAGACCTGGCGCTAAGTAGACCCCTGAAACACAGGCACTGTTTTAGAGGTAATGTAGATTTAAGCATTTCAATAAGTCGGAAATAGTCTACTTGGGTCGATAGTCCAGTCAAACAGCCGCACAAGGTAGTATTTGGTTTGTTTGTGCATCGATAATTCATCGGTAGTCCTGACCGCAAACATAATCTTACCAGATAACGTCATGTAGAGATTACGGTAAAGTAGCCAGTTTGAAGGAATGTAGAATTCGTAGAATTTACGACTTCAACAATTTTTGGTGTAGAAGATGCAGTAAATCTTACCCCAGCAGAAGGAATGTGTCTACTGCCAGAAAAACTGGTCCGCTGAGAGAAAACACATACAGAGGGCTTCTTTCGACTATTTTCTTCCAGTCTTTGTAGTTATCTGCAGATTATAGTTTCAAACAAATGATACAATCGTCATTTGGAAAGGTGTAGCTTGGTCGTACCCAGGTTGTTTATCACAGGGAACTGCGCGGAATGGCCGCACATGATCCATAACAGGCTGAGAACACGGATGCCATTCAAAGAGGAGTAGCCGCCTTCGGGGACCCTTGTGGAGGAAGTGCTGAAGATGCCTCGACTGGTCGTCTGAAGGGAGAAGGCCTTCAAACATTGGTAGACGCAGCTTTGAGAAAAATACGAAGAGCCACGACTGATGCTGTCTGTGGAACAGATttagcaaaaaatacaaaatgttttttttgttgccacAGTGTAGGAAATGTGGACCAAAAGCAGTCAATGTCTGTGAAATTCCAAAGAAATTGGAAATGGTCAATTGAAGAacccattattttatttttaccagtTTCCTCAATTGGGCAACCATTTATCTCTCCACCCATAGAACCATTAGTCTTCAGAGTCCCGTACATATCGAGGCCAGTGTTTAAACTGCTGGACTCTTCACTCGGCGTGACGGCTCTGTTCCTTTGCCATCTAATTGTTGCTGTGAACAGGGTTGCTGCGAGTGGAATCACAATCAATAGGACACACACAAACCTATGGGAGGGACAGTCGTCGGTTTAGTAGGTTAAAATTTACAATGAACAGTAAAACATTTGATAGGATGTCTTACAGGCACGTAACATCTGCTGCATCAGAAGTAACCGTCTTTGACAAGCAATGTGTCATGATCAACTCCTGGGTAGAATCGTTGACCAAAATAGAAGGTAAAGGAGGAATGAGGGACTTGTGGCCATACTTGAAAGTATCTGTTTGAATAAAGCAGCAGATCTAATGAACTGACTGTGCACAATTGTTATGAAtgcaaaaacactttaaaaagatCACTGACCGGACAGTACCAACGTTTGTACATCCTCTTCGTCACAGGAATCAGGAACACAAATACCAACAAAATACTGGATTGTTCCCTGTGAAGGTGAAACACGATTGTTTCTGTatccaatttattttgaatgtatAAGCCTGTGCAGTTGCAATTATTGTCCTAACCTGTAAGAGGAAGACTTGACAGTACTGTCCAGAAAAGGTGGGGCTATAGGCAGAGCGACACTGCTGCAGCA from Nerophis ophidion isolate RoL-2023_Sa linkage group LG17, RoL_Noph_v1.0, whole genome shotgun sequence harbors:
- the oacyl gene encoding O-acyltransferase like protein, producing the protein MALGWVKLCLLAGLSTFFNRTQAFAVSKQCMMDTNTFLREINQDKPKEYAVVMYDAFGKMGSNVEGGSANQPGLLQQCRSAYSPTFSGQYCQVFLLQGTIQYFVGICVPDSCDEEDVQTLVLSDTFKYGHKSLIPPLPSILVNDSTQELIMTHCLSKTVTSDAADVTCLFVCVLLIVIPLAATLFTATIRWQRNRAVTPSEESSSLNTGLDMYGTLKTNGSMGGEINGCPIEETDSISRGSSYFSQSCVYQCLKAFSLQTTSRGIFSTSSTRVPEGGYSSLNGIRVLSLLWIMCGHSAQFPVINNLDNYKDWKKIVERSPLYVFSLSGPVFLAVDTFLLLGGLLSARSLLNSIQRAEDKLSPGLVLGYLFRRLKRIQPLHLFIMCLTIGLISVVHWGPYWFPFIDNVMDCKTYWWGNLLLISNLLPVHEICVPWTWYLSLDFQCYATTPLLVYFYRMNRCVFAVVAGGLLFTTMLASSVVTGLLRLPVFQPSTLTSENYVLYYYVKPHTRYGPFLIGILTGIYLTTRKGQLLKHKWQAVLGWLCCLSILAALIGLAYALKGNSAHPSVPQALYQGLHRPVWAMAITWIILACEEGYGGIICSVLSFGGWVPLANISFACYLVHPVFILLYIGQQETPIHYTDLNFMYLFLGHLVLTVAAGFVLTALIEKPYVLLKWKRK